TTTTATCGGCTTTCCAGATAATGACGTTTCAGGGCTGGACAAGCCTGCTGCAAGAGACATCAGACACTACATCAGTAGCAGCTAttctgtacttttttttggcgATCCTGATCTGTGCGTGGATTATCCCTAGCTTATATTTGGGAGTCTTTATTGAAAAAATCGAGAAAACGAGACGATTGTTTGTACAGAAACAACTGCAGCTATTTGACGGTATGCTACTGGAGCAGCGGCAACGATTGAATGAGGCAATCAAGCTTCGTGATTTTGTCGAACGCGATGAAAGTGGAAAATTACGCCGACATCCAATCGAACTCATCCGGTCTGCTTCACGGAGGATTCAGAGGTCGAAACTCTCGAACAGCCAAACAAGCATCGCAACTGAGTCAGAGTCGGGAGAACCCGCAGTCGTGGTGAAAAAACCCATTGGGGACACAACAAAAGGTCGATCTCGCTGGACAGACGAGCAGCGTGTTCAACTCCACCTTTCGCTCACACGACAACGTGATATTGCCAGTGGGGGTGAACGCAGACGACGTGTGGTGATCAAAAATGATGGTGAGATAAGCGGGGGAACTGCTGGCCTCCATTCGCAACGGAAGGGATCGGAGTCAATAGGGGAGCGGGCGATGATGGTGACGGGGGATTTTGCGCTTGGAGGCCGCGTTGGCGTGGTCCAGCACCATCCGCTCACTCACACTATTGGTGCAGCTCACGGCACGGACCTTCCCCTGGCAGTTCGTCTAGATAACGAGGAAGAACAGTTGAGGTTCCTCAAAGATTATCAAAACCCGATAGACAATGACATAATGAGGCGGACTAACACTTTCGAGGACACAAACGGAAACTTACATCCCTCTTTCGTGCTCACCTCAACGCAGCGAAGGGGTGGAAGCTTCGATGAGGCATCCAACACAATTCGAACAACCACGGAAGCTGCTGGTGTCATTCCAAGCCGTCACTCAGCCACACTGAATGGTCATAATACTAGTAGGATGGACTCCAACGGGAGTTTAGATGAACCTACATCAAAGACCCAAACCGTATCGAAACGCGGGTCCCCAATGCCGCGTTTGTCCTCCGGTCAGGTACCCGAAGTTATTATCCACGACCCCGAAGGCGGTGACTTCCGATTCGCTGAAACGCGTTCACAGAAGTGGGGAATTGTACGTAATATCTTGCACATGTTCACCGAAGGGTATCCTCGCATTATTACGCAGTATATCCGTGAACATCGTCGGATGCAGCGACGGTTTGGTCTCACACCCCTCAATTACGTGAATAAGTACGAAGATGACGTGCTTCGGAAACTGCGGCAGCGGCGTGTGCTTCAAGTAAAGGAACCAGGTGCACCGTCACAAACTTCGCGCGCAAGCGGTGACGAGGAACTTGTCGAAGTGAATGGAAATAAGGTTATCCTAACCGACAGCGATGATATTGGAGACCTGTCACCGATTCAAATGGCTACCAATATTGTTAGAAATGTACCTGTAACGCCTTTCGGTGCCGTGATGCTGGTTATTGTCATCGTCAACGGCATTTTCAACGCAACGCGGTATTTTCAGCAACCAGAATATTGGGAAACTGCCCTTTTTGTCCTTGGTATTATTTTTACGTCATTTTTCGTGCTGGAGATTGTTGTCCGTGTCATAGGACTCGGGCTCGTTTCATTTTTACTGGATTTCAACAATCTGTTGGATGTTACTGTTACAATTCTCGGGTTCGTGGAGCTCGCCTACGCACGGTCAAACGTCGTTACAGTGCTAAACTGGGTGAGGCTTCTGCGCCTATTTCGCACTTTGCCATTTGCACCTATGCGGCGGGTGTCACGAGTGCTGTTACTGGGTTTCGCAGACATGTTGTATGCGTTGTTCTTCTTCAGTATCTACATGTTTATGTGGATTCTCATCGGCATGAGTTTCTTCGGCGGTCCCAATGGCATGGTGGATCATACGTTCCAGGATTACTACACGCGTGGAAATTTTGACACATTTTCTGGTGCTTCATTTGCTGTGTCGCAGGCATTCTCATATACTCGTGAGGAATGGGTGTACCTGACGTGGAACGGCATGCAATCTCGTGGTGAGTACACCGTTCTTTATTTCATGGCCGTCGTCGGTGTGGCTTTTATTGCCCGCTACTTCTTCGTCGCCGTGTTCGCGTGGGCATGGCAGagcgaggaagaggaggaagaaaactaCGCAGCAATCGCTAAAGGTGGTTCAGGTGGCCGACGGGAAGTTACCCGACTGCGTTGGTTTGACTTTACTGTGTGGCGCTCGTTCAAGCACATACATGGAGGGTTCGAGAGGCGAGATGTTGCACCGGATGAAGTGTTTCATTTGAACGAAGATATGCGCAAACAACTTCGCATTGCGGAAGCAAAGGAACGGTTCACCAAAGAGGCCCTCGCGCAGACCGACTTGGCCATGAGTCAACGCCGGATGGGGTCTCCGATGGCCAGCCCTTCTGCAACCATGGGATATAATACAGACGGCTACGCACCGGCGGCGCAGGTTGGCACAGCTCCTAGATATGTTAACGTTGGTGGGCAACTGCAGCGTCACATAAACCCATCAGTTGACTTTGTTGATGCGCAGGTTCCACCCCTTAACGCGCCCATATCCCAGTTTCAAGCTGAGAATGCGCAACTCCGGTTCGCCCGTCGGTATAGCACCGTTCCCGCCTCGGTGTACACTCCTGTAATACAAGATGATGGTATTGATAGACCATCCCCTTCAGCCCGTTCAAGCCCGTCGGATGCGGGGGAGCGGAGCGGGGAGCTTGGTGGGGAAAGTCAGCAAAATGGCCAAGAGGAGGGAGACGGTCAATATTCTCCGAGGGGGGTGTCACCTAATGGAACGGGAGGGAGAGCGACTTCGACGGGCCTGCAACGAAAATCAAGTGTCCTTGGGCGTTTTCCCAGGTTGGGGTACGATCGAGCTGCAGGTAAGAAAGACGGAGGGTCAAGAAGTGTAAGCGCCTCCGCCATGCAACAGACGGGTGACGGTAACGAGTTGAGGGGAGACTACGTTAACGAGGGAGAGGTCAACGGTGGCAGCATGGTGTACGAACACATTCTGTACCCTGGGCCGCGGTTACGCTACAAACACGTAATGCGAAACCAATACGTGCGGGTGTTTGAGCGTTGCTTAGATTGTAATACCTATCAACAGATGCCCTTGCGGGCCCCGCCGAATGTCCAACAACGAACACCGGAAGAATTACATGCTGAACACTGTCACATGGCTGCTGTGCGGAGTTCGCGTCAACTGGTATTGAATGCCATAATGGGTTATGTTCGCTTGCAGAAAGATATTAATCAACCACCGACGCGTGATGCAGTTGAAACGGTACTTGGACAAGCTTGGAGTTGTGGAATGTTGCTGTTCGAAACAATCGAGTATCTCTCCTGTAGTGATATAGAGCAGCGGGAGTATCGAACGTGGGATCGCACACTGGAGGCGTTGCAATTGCAACAATGGTTGATAGGTCTGCATGTGGGCGAAGAACAAGTTGGTCGTGCAACCCTAGCCTACACATTGGCCCAccgaaagagggagaaactCGCCGTGGAACACAAGTCGTTTGAGCTTTCGTGGCGTCagcgttctttctttttcatatcTCCTTCGAACCCGGTGCGTCGTTTGTCAACGAGAATTATACAGTCACGATGGTTCGACATTTTTATTCTCACTGTTATATTCATTGCGTCATTTTGCCTATGTTTCCACATTCCCGGAAAGGCTAACGACCCAGAAACGGGTTTCGTTGTGCTACGTGCCTTTGACGGAATCTTCACCTGTATATTTTTGGTGGAGATGATAATGAAGTGGATCAGCATGGGTGTAATTCTCTTCAGACCGGAGGCATACTTCTGGCACTGGTGGAACGTTTTTGATTTCGTTATTGTCATTGTGTCGCTGATCGGATTGGCAGACCAACACAGCGCCCTCCGCTCCATCAAGGTTTTGCGTTGTTTTCGGATACTTATCCCTATGCGGGTGTCCAACTTCAATAGAAGTCTTTCCAAGATCTCGTCAGCCTTACTTGATTGTCTGCCGACAGTAGCGAACATTCTTCTGCTGTTTTTTATCAATTACTTTGTGTGGGCTGTGCTGGCAGTACGGCTTCTAAATGGCCTCACCCACTCTTGCAGTGATCCGTCCTTCGTCGACATTACGGCCTGCGAAGACGCCAAACATGAATGGTTGCCCAAAGTGCGTAATTTTGACTCTTTCTTCCAAAGTTTGCTGACAATGATAGAGGTCAGCGTGGGGTCGAAGTGGCTGGATGTTATTTACACGGGTGTAAATGGTCGAACGTCTGAACATGCGCCTATGGATGACCATTACCTTGCAAGGGGATTCTTCTTCATCGTATACTATTATGTCTCCCACCTCATTTTGTTCTCACTGTTTACTGCGTCTATGATTTACAGCTATCTGTTAACCAAAAATGCAGCTGAGGGAGTATTGGGGATCACGTTTGAGCACCAGCTTTGGATTCGCATGCAACGTATGACACTGCAACTCAAGCCACGTGTAAAGCTTGTTCCTTTGTGCAACCACGTGTCACAGTTTTTGCACAATGTTGTCATCCGCCCCATATTTGAGGTAGTGGGTGCGAGTGTACTTCTTCTCAACATTCTTACCATGGCATTGCACTGGTATGGCGAGACTAAATCG
The genomic region above belongs to Trypanosoma brucei brucei TREU927 chromosome 10, whole genome shotgun sequence and contains:
- a CDS encoding calcium channel protein, putative; this translates as MAEPPPPQPLRKGFFRADPHGLRPPESPRDAEEPENHDIVEDPPLPSSRNLPPPRLRPMGGGPPLAGAEAAATSHSNNRPSPGEVPPLPRPGTTTAVTSAQYNSLTPRQELFSSPQTAVEENIPAGYDNQMNVTSNDFSHSQDTGIKRIGDGATGSSAKTRSTIAHAPSGRFSEVVQERPPIESVEQLCQLQTLAHPVERFFVEYQPMATRGCRSTQVPVEEDEALFNHLAEYTDDDSFFSSGSAVLEEDTRRLQNDPLRGRAIRSVFETLSLRSLTKGRIPYELEDQERSSAPWLKQVHQRAIALHHSSFFIFPAGMKARVIAYNILHHWLTEMLLMLIILVYSMMTAAWSRDTWPTLEKPSFMFFADVFFLCIYAIEFVARLFTSGAVSHSRAYFRSPWHCLDAAVLLLMILNCTNLQSMWNFSAFRLIRVLKSSTYVPIPINMKLLAKSLLRSTSNVVKVSTILFYVLLFFSLVGLQLFSGVLQHRCVSPTTKNVTNQLCRFNHSEKNESYYHGATCPSPHLCVADTYGNPHHGYRSFDSVGHSFLSAFQIMTFQGWTSLLQETSDTTSVAAILYFFLAILICAWIIPSLYLGVFIEKIEKTRRLFVQKQLQLFDGMLLEQRQRLNEAIKLRDFVERDESGKLRRHPIELIRSASRRIQRSKLSNSQTSIATESESGEPAVVVKKPIGDTTKGRSRWTDEQRVQLHLSLTRQRDIASGGERRRRVVIKNDGEISGGTAGLHSQRKGSESIGERAMMVTGDFALGGRVGVVQHHPLTHTIGAAHGTDLPLAVRLDNEEEQLRFLKDYQNPIDNDIMRRTNTFEDTNGNLHPSFVLTSTQRRGGSFDEASNTIRTTTEAAGVIPSRHSATLNGHNTSRMDSNGSLDEPTSKTQTVSKRGSPMPRLSSGQVPEVIIHDPEGGDFRFAETRSQKWGIVRNILHMFTEGYPRIITQYIREHRRMQRRFGLTPLNYVNKYEDDVLRKLRQRRVLQVKEPGAPSQTSRASGDEELVEVNGNKVILTDSDDIGDLSPIQMATNIVRNVPVTPFGAVMLVIVIVNGIFNATRYFQQPEYWETALFVLGIIFTSFFVLEIVVRVIGLGLVSFLLDFNNLLDVTVTILGFVELAYARSNVVTVLNWVRLLRLFRTLPFAPMRRVSRVLLLGFADMLYALFFFSIYMFMWILIGMSFFGGPNGMVDHTFQDYYTRGNFDTFSGASFAVSQAFSYTREEWVYLTWNGMQSRGEYTVLYFMAVVGVAFIARYFFVAVFAWAWQSEEEEEENYAAIAKGGSGGRREVTRLRWFDFTVWRSFKHIHGGFERRDVAPDEVFHLNEDMRKQLRIAEAKERFTKEALAQTDLAMSQRRMGSPMASPSATMGYNTDGYAPAAQVGTAPRYVNVGGQLQRHINPSVDFVDAQVPPLNAPISQFQAENAQLRFARRYSTVPASVYTPVIQDDGIDRPSPSARSSPSDAGERSGELGGESQQNGQEEGDGQYSPRGVSPNGTGGRATSTGLQRKSSVLGRFPRLGYDRAAGKKDGGSRSVSASAMQQTGDGNELRGDYVNEGEVNGGSMVYEHILYPGPRLRYKHVMRNQYVRVFERCLDCNTYQQMPLRAPPNVQQRTPEELHAEHCHMAAVRSSRQLVLNAIMGYVRLQKDINQPPTRDAVETVLGQAWSCGMLLFETIEYLSCSDIEQREYRTWDRTLEALQLQQWLIGLHVGEEQVGRATLAYTLAHRKREKLAVEHKSFELSWRQRSFFFISPSNPVRRLSTRIIQSRWFDIFILTVIFIASFCLCFHIPGKANDPETGFVVLRAFDGIFTCIFLVEMIMKWISMGVILFRPEAYFWHWWNVFDFVIVIVSLIGLADQHSALRSIKVLRCFRILIPMRVSNFNRSLSKISSALLDCLPTVANILLLFFINYFVWAVLAVRLLNGLTHSCSDPSFVDITACEDAKHEWLPKVRNFDSFFQSLLTMIEVSVGSKWLDVIYTGVNGRTSEHAPMDDHYLARGFFFIVYYYVSHLILFSLFTASMIYSYLLTKNAAEGVLGITFEHQLWIRMQRMTLQLKPRVKLVPLCNHVSQFLHNVVIRPIFEVVGASVLLLNILTMALHWYGETKSKASVLAAFQYVWMFYFTVEAAMKIGAHGMRAFSRWAFSFDFFVLLLSFIGLIVDAASSEGMPFNVNVLRMLRLGRFFSAAKVFKPMRKQFSLLHEVLIRSAVSLANVTLILFLGVFVFTVLGLHLVGGVPVGEGGYFDDRYTNFNNFGNSLMMTFRLTTLENWSPSLREGMNVTRKCTEDDCSVNYGSAFYCLLLLVFLGLIVLSFYMAVIVDHYVTAARMNTSITRIEDLRRFRDLWSEFDPNGALVLHTHELPKLLESLRPPLGLTSRHNRVELLRLLREYDIPNHRGKVHYHEVLLPLARRVLAMAFSRDTMDYRTTFDTLWRHSEKSLRALPTVLGKRSHATAAQHFAASYVQAVCRRKKACREVQRVRSELWHEGRAVCDELGLPYADYGFGNLLLEGPDPMRDLVPRSASAASSGGKGTRKGASEAENAASSPLWRAGQAESPSSPRSEGETIDGRAPAARLPGAYQPAIEEREKRFGPDVPNALRRHETRSEKLRRKDEERMLQSTPDDAVSSPVSNVRSNSQRVNVGEYQPPLGTDPTSWLGSNVNRGSTVGGPTTESRTSSVMPAPQGPTAPE